A single genomic interval of Shewanella psychropiezotolerans harbors:
- a CDS encoding CinA family nicotinamide mononucleotide deamidase-related protein, giving the protein MKLEMICTGEEVLAGQIVDTNAAWFANTLMDKGIECQRRVTVGDRLEDLIAVFKERSLEADIILVNGGLGPTSDDLSTEAMALAMGVPLVENTEWRTKLEDWYARNGRVMAESNLKQAFLPESALMIDNPVGTACGFAVKFNRAWLFFTPGVPFEFKRMVTEQFIPFVEDRFAASTSVAVKKLLTLGNGESALADRLEAIPLPEGIILGYRSYMPYIEIKLFARGATAITSLPRIESEIKALLGNAVVAENVTTLDQEIHNKLVNSGLSLSVAESCTGGMITSGLVAFPGSSSYLDHGLVTYSNEAKVKVLGVNPQTLDDYGAVSIATVEEMAKGARNILGSNYALATSGIAGPEGGSADKPVGTVAIALATKYGVHSQMLKLPSRSRALVRALSTAVAYDMLRRELLGEAVIVDYSSFSRFSK; this is encoded by the coding sequence ATGAAGCTAGAGATGATATGTACGGGCGAAGAGGTGTTAGCGGGACAGATAGTGGATACCAATGCCGCCTGGTTTGCTAATACGCTTATGGACAAGGGAATTGAGTGTCAGCGACGGGTGACTGTCGGTGATCGCCTGGAAGATCTGATTGCGGTGTTTAAAGAGCGTAGCTTAGAAGCGGATATCATACTGGTTAATGGTGGCTTAGGCCCGACGAGTGATGATCTTTCTACTGAGGCTATGGCCTTGGCTATGGGGGTTCCTTTAGTCGAGAATACCGAGTGGCGTACTAAGCTTGAAGATTGGTACGCCCGTAATGGCCGAGTTATGGCCGAGAGTAATCTTAAGCAGGCATTCCTACCTGAGTCAGCTCTGATGATTGATAACCCGGTTGGCACAGCTTGTGGCTTCGCCGTAAAGTTCAATCGTGCCTGGTTGTTCTTTACCCCTGGGGTACCATTTGAATTTAAGCGCATGGTCACTGAGCAGTTTATTCCCTTCGTTGAGGATAGGTTTGCGGCTTCGACTTCGGTTGCTGTGAAGAAGCTGCTCACTCTGGGTAACGGTGAGTCTGCACTCGCAGATCGATTGGAGGCTATTCCTTTACCCGAAGGAATCATCTTAGGTTATCGCTCTTATATGCCTTATATCGAGATTAAGCTGTTTGCACGAGGTGCAACTGCAATCACTTCTTTGCCTAGAATTGAATCTGAGATCAAGGCTTTATTGGGTAATGCGGTTGTGGCGGAAAATGTCACTACACTGGATCAAGAGATCCATAATAAATTAGTAAACTCAGGACTTAGTCTCAGCGTTGCCGAGTCATGTACTGGTGGCATGATCACCAGTGGCTTGGTTGCATTCCCTGGTAGCTCCTCATACTTAGATCATGGTTTAGTCACTTATAGCAATGAAGCTAAGGTCAAAGTTCTCGGGGTTAATCCTCAGACTCTGGATGATTACGGCGCAGTATCTATTGCAACTGTGGAAGAGATGGCCAAGGGAGCCCGTAATATATTAGGTAGTAATTACGCACTTGCGACCAGTGGCATTGCTGGTCCGGAAGGCGGATCGGCAGATAAGCCAGTTGGGACTGTAGCGATAGCATTGGCAACTAAATATGGTGTACATAGTCAGATGCTGAAACTGCCGAGTCGTTCCCGTGCATTAGTGAGAGCATTAAGTACTGCAGTGGCTTATGACATGCTAAGGCGTGAGCTCTTAGGTGAGGCTGTTATCGTGGATTACTCGTCTTTTAGCAGATTCAGTAAGTAA
- the argC gene encoding N-acetyl-gamma-glutamyl-phosphate reductase — MKSIAIIGASGYTGAQITSLIYADANLKIQGLYVSENSLDKGKPLSELYPVYSHISLCLSPLSQEAKTLIVEQADAVVLATDHNVSLHLAAWFYEQGLAVFDLSGAYRFADKALYPKWYGFEHDYPEVLSNAVYGLAEWNSAEIADSKMIAVPGCYPTASLTALKPLASLLTSTLPVINAVSGVTGAGRKAQLQTSFCEVSLTPYGVLGHRHQPEIATQLGQEVIFTPHLGNFKRGILATITTQLAAGTTEADIAKAYSFYDNAPLVTVKHNQFPKVDDVVNTPNCHLGWKFDLQTGYLVVASAIDNLMKGAASQAHQCIKIHFKY, encoded by the coding sequence ATGAAAAGCATTGCCATTATCGGCGCTAGTGGTTACACGGGCGCACAGATCACCTCTCTTATTTATGCCGATGCAAACTTGAAGATTCAAGGTCTGTATGTTTCTGAGAATAGCTTAGACAAAGGTAAGCCATTATCTGAGCTCTATCCCGTATATAGTCATATCTCATTATGCCTCTCTCCATTATCGCAAGAAGCTAAGACTTTAATTGTTGAACAAGCCGATGCAGTAGTATTAGCGACCGATCATAATGTCAGTTTACATCTGGCGGCCTGGTTTTATGAACAAGGTCTGGCAGTATTCGATTTAAGCGGTGCCTATCGGTTTGCCGATAAGGCTCTGTACCCCAAATGGTATGGCTTCGAGCATGACTATCCTGAAGTATTATCTAATGCCGTTTATGGCCTGGCCGAGTGGAATAGTGCCGAGATTGCCGACAGTAAGATGATCGCCGTCCCAGGGTGTTATCCAACTGCATCGCTCACCGCATTAAAGCCATTAGCATCTTTGTTAACCAGTACGCTGCCTGTGATCAACGCCGTGAGCGGTGTCACAGGAGCCGGTAGAAAGGCACAACTTCAAACCAGTTTTTGTGAAGTGAGTTTAACGCCCTACGGAGTATTGGGCCACAGGCATCAGCCTGAAATTGCCACTCAGCTAGGTCAGGAAGTGATTTTTACTCCACACTTAGGTAATTTTAAACGTGGCATACTCGCGACAATTACCACACAGCTCGCTGCGGGAACCACTGAAGCTGATATTGCCAAGGCATACTCATTTTATGATAACGCGCCTCTTGTTACGGTGAAGCACAACCAATTTCCTAAGGTGGATGATGTGGTCAATACACCCAATTGTCATCTGGGATGGAAGTTCGATCTCCAGACGGGTTATCTGGTGGTTGCGAGTGCAATTGATAATTTGATGAAAGGCGCAGCTAGTCAGGCTCATCAGTGCATAAAGATTCATTTTAAATACTAA
- the argE gene encoding acetylornithine deacetylase: MTQIPDLKTSFTQLIATPSISALEVEQDMSNQGVIDLLHTWFNDLGFQCKIQAVPNSRNKHNFIASFGAGSGGLLLAGHTDTVPFDEGRWSQDPFTLTEKDNRWYGLGTCDMKGFFALILEALKDMPLKNFKRPLHILASADEETTMNGAKAFAEEKSISPDYAIIGEPTSLKPVYMHKGHLTQGIRVTGRSGHSSDPAKGLNAIEIMHQVMGQLLKLKQHLADNYHEDAFSVPYPTMNFGHVHGGDAANRICGCCDLHIDIRPLPGLALEELEQLVLNYLAPISAQFPGSIQVAPLYPGSEPFAGNAQSSWSKLVAELSSSRPEVVNYATEAPYIAKLGCQTLVLGPGSIEQAHQPDEFLDTAYLKQTVELLKQLIYHACIK; this comes from the coding sequence ATGACCCAAATTCCAGATCTGAAAACGAGTTTTACTCAGCTCATAGCGACACCTTCAATTAGCGCTCTCGAAGTCGAGCAAGATATGAGTAACCAAGGCGTGATAGATCTATTGCATACCTGGTTCAATGATCTAGGCTTTCAATGTAAGATTCAAGCCGTACCGAATTCCCGTAATAAACATAACTTCATCGCCTCCTTTGGCGCTGGTAGTGGTGGTCTTCTACTCGCCGGCCACACAGACACAGTACCATTCGATGAGGGTCGTTGGAGCCAAGACCCATTCACTCTAACGGAAAAAGATAACCGCTGGTACGGCCTTGGCACATGCGATATGAAGGGATTCTTTGCCCTCATATTAGAAGCGCTAAAAGATATGCCACTGAAGAATTTCAAACGTCCTCTACACATATTAGCCAGCGCCGATGAAGAAACCACCATGAATGGAGCTAAAGCCTTTGCCGAGGAAAAATCTATCTCACCCGATTACGCCATCATCGGCGAACCAACCAGCTTAAAACCCGTTTATATGCATAAAGGCCATCTGACTCAAGGCATAAGAGTCACGGGTCGAAGTGGCCACTCTTCTGACCCTGCAAAAGGGCTAAATGCCATCGAAATAATGCATCAAGTGATGGGACAACTGCTGAAACTCAAGCAACATCTAGCCGACAACTATCATGAAGACGCATTTAGCGTACCTTATCCAACGATGAATTTCGGTCATGTACATGGCGGCGATGCAGCCAACCGAATCTGTGGCTGCTGTGATCTGCATATCGATATTCGCCCACTACCTGGCCTGGCATTAGAAGAGCTCGAGCAGTTAGTCCTTAATTACCTTGCACCTATCAGTGCTCAGTTTCCCGGCAGTATTCAAGTTGCACCGCTTTATCCAGGATCCGAGCCTTTCGCCGGCAACGCACAAAGCAGCTGGAGTAAACTGGTGGCAGAGTTATCTTCGAGCAGACCAGAGGTCGTTAACTACGCGACCGAAGCCCCCTATATTGCTAAACTGGGTTGCCAAACCTTAGTATTAGGCCCAGGCAGTATCGAACAGGCTCATCAGCCCGATGAGTTTCTCGACACCGCCTATTTGAAACAAACCGTCGAGCTGCTCAAACAGCTCATCTATCACGCCTGTATTAAATAG
- the argB gene encoding acetylglutamate kinase, with amino-acid sequence MSTSNKTLVIKVGGALLQCEMGMNRLMDTVAKMIAKGQKIILVHGGGCIVDEQLTANGMETEKLDGLRVTPAAQVPVIVGALAGTANKLLQAAAIKSGISAIGMSLGDGDIVTAQIKDERLGFVGEVSPKNATYLEFILSQAWLPIVSSIAIDASGQQLNVNADQAATVLAKLVDGQLVLLSDVSGVLDGKGQLIKSLNRAQVAELTHIGVIEKGMKVKVEAALDVAELMGQPVQVASWRSAEQLLALSNGQSVGTQIQPN; translated from the coding sequence ATGTCAACGAGTAACAAAACATTAGTGATTAAAGTTGGTGGTGCCTTACTGCAGTGTGAGATGGGCATGAACAGATTGATGGATACTGTGGCTAAGATGATTGCCAAGGGGCAGAAGATTATCTTGGTACATGGGGGCGGCTGCATCGTCGATGAACAGCTCACTGCCAATGGTATGGAAACTGAGAAATTAGACGGACTAAGGGTCACTCCTGCGGCACAAGTGCCTGTCATAGTGGGTGCACTAGCCGGAACCGCGAATAAATTGTTGCAAGCCGCGGCGATAAAGTCCGGTATTTCGGCCATCGGCATGAGCTTGGGTGATGGCGATATTGTAACGGCTCAGATTAAAGATGAAAGGCTAGGATTTGTCGGTGAAGTTTCACCTAAGAATGCGACTTATCTTGAATTTATTCTCTCTCAGGCTTGGTTACCGATTGTTAGCTCGATTGCAATCGACGCAAGTGGCCAGCAACTCAACGTTAATGCCGATCAAGCCGCGACCGTGTTGGCAAAACTTGTCGATGGTCAGCTAGTGCTGTTATCCGATGTCTCGGGTGTGCTCGATGGCAAGGGCCAATTAATTAAGAGTCTCAATAGGGCGCAGGTAGCAGAGCTCACTCATATAGGCGTTATAGAGAAAGGTATGAAAGTGAAGGTCGAGGCTGCACTGGACGTCGCCGAACTTATGGGCCAGCCAGTACAAGTGGCTTCGTGGAGAAGTGCAGAGCAATTGTTAGCCCTGTCAAATGGTCAGTCGGTGGGAACACAGATTCAACCTAACTAG
- a CDS encoding DUF1439 domain-containing protein translates to MKILSLTVGFILLLLTGCVSQYSITESELEDYLSDEIHFEIKEGNQLFGIDMRINNIEVKLGHKADIMAVSALSIIKVRNPLMPFKAELETTFEAKPWYDAANHSVYLKDLKLVEIKSSPKDFDKAIQQFSPQLMLFLTQFLETQPVYVLDTNESNQALIAEMTKRIQVQPGKLQLIFDE, encoded by the coding sequence ATGAAAATACTCAGCCTTACAGTTGGCTTTATCTTGCTGCTTTTGACTGGCTGCGTCAGTCAATACAGCATCACAGAGAGCGAGTTAGAAGATTATCTATCGGATGAGATTCATTTCGAAATTAAAGAGGGTAATCAACTCTTTGGAATCGATATGCGCATCAATAATATCGAAGTCAAATTGGGACATAAAGCAGATATTATGGCGGTCTCGGCTTTGAGTATCATCAAGGTACGTAACCCCTTGATGCCATTCAAAGCCGAACTGGAAACGACCTTTGAGGCAAAGCCTTGGTATGACGCTGCGAACCATAGCGTCTATCTCAAAGATCTTAAGCTAGTCGAGATAAAATCTAGCCCAAAAGACTTCGATAAGGCCATCCAACAGTTTTCTCCCCAACTGATGCTCTTCTTAACTCAGTTTCTGGAAACTCAGCCTGTCTATGTGCTCGATACCAATGAATCTAATCAGGCACTCATTGCTGAGATGACTAAACGCATCCAGGTACAACCAGGAAAACTTCAGTTAATCTTTGACGAATGA
- the ppc gene encoding phosphoenolpyruvate carboxylase → MADMYASLRSNVGTLGQILGDTIRTNLDDAFLDKIEQIRQLAKSSRQGDETSRDEMLKLLTALPDKELVPFAKAFNQFLNLANIAEQFHTISRNCDELVCVPDPVEQLLGRVLSSNIDQEKMLDCLQNLDIDLVLTAHPTEISRRTLIQKYSSVIDSLAALENPQLSQREKKQQHLRLRQLIAQIWHTNEIRHERPTPVDEARWGLSTIEVSLWQAIPDFLRQLNEQVEERTGKQLPIDISPVRFSSWMGGDRDGNPFVTALVTQEVLDRNRHTAARLYLKDIVLLVNDLSMEEANDELSALTNNSHEPYRDVLRELRVKLRNTIDYLNERLEGHNPEVDHSSIIWHESDLKEPLMMLYKSLSDTGMSLIANGLLLDMLRRIACFGIHMLRLDIRQDAERHSDVIAELTRYLGMGDFNHWDENEKQAFLLRELTSKRPLIPTNWQPSADVAEVISTCRLIATQPARALGSYVISMASKPSDVLTVLLLLKETGCPHPMRVVPLFETLDDLNNAATCMSALFAIDWYRGYTKGHQEIMIGYSDSAKDAGVMAAAWAQYHAQEQLVEISRQADVKLTLFHGRGGTIGRGGGPAHEAILSQPPGSVDGRIRVTEQGEMIRFKFGLPKLAVQSLALYTSAVMEATLLPPPEPKPEWRACMQQLAEESVKAYRAIVREEPDFVAYFRAATPEVELGKLPLGSRPAKRKVDGGIESLRAIPWIFAWSQNRLMLPAWLGAGEALQAAIDRGDMALLQEMEQEWPFFKTRISMLEMVYAKAEPNLAKYYETCLVPENLHHLGEALRERLATGVKAVLELTQSDTLMSHTPWNKESITLRNPYIDPLNFMQAELLARTRKEDSSTNVELALMLTIAGVAAGMRNTG, encoded by the coding sequence ATGGCTGATATGTATGCGTCTTTAAGGTCTAACGTTGGTACCTTAGGACAGATTTTAGGTGACACAATACGCACCAATTTAGACGATGCTTTTCTCGATAAGATAGAGCAGATCCGTCAATTAGCGAAAAGCTCCAGACAAGGGGATGAGACCTCACGAGATGAGATGCTCAAGTTACTCACCGCACTACCGGATAAAGAATTAGTGCCCTTTGCGAAAGCATTCAACCAATTTCTAAACTTGGCCAATATCGCCGAGCAATTCCATACCATCAGCCGCAATTGCGACGAGTTAGTATGTGTTCCCGATCCAGTAGAGCAGTTATTGGGTAGAGTGTTGAGCAGCAATATCGATCAAGAGAAGATGCTCGATTGCCTGCAGAACCTAGATATCGATCTGGTATTGACCGCTCATCCGACAGAGATATCCCGCCGAACCCTGATCCAAAAATATTCATCGGTTATCGATAGTCTCGCCGCACTTGAAAACCCACAACTTAGCCAGCGAGAGAAGAAACAACAGCATCTTCGCCTAAGGCAACTCATCGCTCAGATCTGGCATACTAATGAGATACGCCACGAGCGACCAACTCCGGTAGATGAAGCCAGATGGGGCCTTAGCACCATAGAAGTCTCTCTCTGGCAAGCTATACCGGATTTTCTCAGACAGCTCAATGAGCAAGTAGAAGAACGTACCGGCAAGCAGCTACCTATCGACATTTCACCAGTGCGATTCTCCAGCTGGATGGGTGGAGATCGTGATGGCAACCCGTTTGTCACGGCCCTAGTCACACAAGAAGTACTAGACAGAAACCGTCACACCGCGGCGCGTTTATATCTGAAAGATATCGTTTTACTGGTCAATGACCTCTCTATGGAAGAGGCTAACGATGAACTATCCGCGTTAACTAACAATAGCCACGAGCCCTATAGAGATGTGCTCCGCGAACTCAGAGTTAAACTGCGTAACACCATAGATTACCTCAATGAGCGCCTCGAAGGCCATAATCCTGAAGTGGATCACAGCTCCATCATCTGGCATGAGAGTGATCTCAAAGAGCCACTGATGATGCTATACAAGAGCCTGTCCGATACGGGTATGAGCCTGATTGCCAACGGCCTCTTGTTAGATATGTTACGTCGCATAGCCTGTTTTGGCATACATATGCTCAGACTCGATATCCGCCAGGACGCCGAACGCCACAGTGATGTTATTGCCGAGTTGACCCGCTATCTGGGTATGGGAGACTTCAACCACTGGGATGAAAATGAGAAGCAAGCATTCCTCTTAAGGGAGCTCACCAGTAAACGTCCGTTAATCCCCACGAATTGGCAACCGAGTGCCGATGTCGCCGAAGTCATAAGCACCTGTCGACTGATAGCGACCCAACCTGCAAGGGCTCTTGGTTCCTATGTGATATCTATGGCAAGCAAGCCATCGGACGTGCTGACTGTATTACTTCTACTCAAAGAAACAGGCTGCCCTCATCCAATGCGAGTGGTGCCACTGTTTGAGACTCTGGACGACCTCAATAATGCTGCAACTTGTATGTCGGCACTCTTCGCCATCGATTGGTACCGTGGATATACCAAAGGCCATCAAGAGATAATGATCGGCTATTCAGATTCAGCCAAAGACGCCGGCGTTATGGCGGCGGCGTGGGCTCAATATCATGCTCAGGAGCAACTGGTTGAGATAAGCCGACAAGCCGATGTGAAGCTCACCCTGTTTCATGGACGAGGTGGTACCATTGGCCGTGGGGGCGGGCCCGCTCATGAAGCAATTCTGTCTCAACCTCCTGGATCTGTCGATGGGCGCATCCGCGTGACCGAGCAAGGTGAGATGATCCGTTTCAAGTTTGGTTTACCCAAATTAGCCGTTCAGAGCTTAGCCTTATATACCTCGGCAGTAATGGAAGCGACCTTACTTCCACCACCAGAGCCTAAGCCAGAATGGCGTGCCTGTATGCAACAGCTAGCCGAAGAATCGGTGAAGGCCTATCGTGCAATCGTCAGAGAAGAGCCAGATTTTGTGGCATATTTTCGCGCCGCGACTCCCGAAGTCGAGCTAGGGAAATTACCTCTGGGTAGTCGTCCGGCAAAACGTAAGGTCGACGGCGGTATTGAAAGCTTACGTGCTATTCCATGGATCTTTGCCTGGTCGCAAAATCGCTTGATGTTACCTGCCTGGCTAGGTGCTGGTGAGGCACTTCAGGCTGCAATAGACAGAGGTGATATGGCTTTACTACAAGAGATGGAGCAAGAATGGCCCTTCTTTAAGACCCGTATATCTATGCTAGAGATGGTTTATGCCAAGGCCGAACCTAATTTGGCTAAATACTACGAGACCTGTCTGGTACCGGAGAACCTTCATCACCTGGGCGAAGCATTACGTGAAAGATTGGCCACGGGTGTTAAGGCCGTATTAGAATTGACTCAATCTGACACCTTGATGTCCCATACTCCATGGAACAAGGAGTCGATTACCTTACGTAACCCGTATATCGATCCACTGAACTTCATGCAGGCCGAATTATTAGCCAGAACACGCAAGGAAGATTCATCGACTAATGTTGAACTCGCCTTAATGCTCACCATTGCCGGTGTTGCTGCTGGCATGAGAAACACAGGTTGA
- a CDS encoding ornithine carbamoyltransferase, with protein MNHLLSIKDLTQEQLKDLLSLAKKIKANPAEYRHALDGKSVVMLFEKPSLRTRVSFDIGINKLGGHCLYLDQQNGALGKREPVSDFAANISCWADAIVARTYLHSTIEGLAEHGSVPVINALSDLYHPCQGLADFLTLSEKFDDVSQVKLAYIGDGNNVTHSLMFGAAILGAKMTVVCPPGHFPDGEVVVQAQALAAKHGGSLFLTSDIEAMGEQDAIYTDTWISMGDETDMADIKTKFGPYQVNAALMEKAGANFFMHCLPAYREVEATAEVVDGEGSLILQQAENRMHAQNAVLVTLLGQ; from the coding sequence ATGAACCACCTGTTATCGATAAAAGATCTAACTCAAGAGCAACTGAAAGACCTATTGTCCCTGGCGAAAAAAATTAAGGCTAATCCAGCCGAGTATCGTCATGCCTTGGACGGTAAGAGTGTGGTGATGTTATTTGAGAAGCCTTCATTGAGAACTCGTGTTAGTTTCGATATCGGCATCAATAAACTTGGTGGCCATTGTCTCTACCTGGATCAGCAAAATGGTGCCTTAGGTAAACGTGAGCCGGTATCCGATTTTGCTGCCAATATATCATGTTGGGCCGACGCTATCGTGGCGAGAACCTATCTACATTCGACCATAGAAGGCCTGGCTGAGCATGGCAGTGTGCCTGTGATTAATGCGCTATCGGATCTCTACCACCCTTGCCAGGGCTTAGCAGACTTCCTCACTTTATCTGAGAAGTTTGACGATGTTAGTCAAGTTAAACTCGCTTATATCGGTGATGGTAATAATGTGACCCACTCATTGATGTTCGGCGCCGCAATTCTCGGCGCTAAGATGACGGTTGTTTGCCCTCCTGGGCACTTTCCCGATGGAGAAGTTGTGGTACAGGCGCAAGCGCTAGCGGCTAAGCATGGTGGCTCCCTGTTTCTGACCTCAGATATTGAGGCGATGGGTGAGCAAGATGCTATTTACACAGATACCTGGATCTCTATGGGTGACGAGACTGATATGGCCGATATCAAAACTAAGTTCGGTCCATATCAGGTCAATGCTGCTCTGATGGAAAAAGCGGGCGCTAACTTTTTCATGCACTGCTTGCCAGCATATCGTGAAGTCGAGGCTACAGCTGAGGTGGTCGATGGTGAGGGTTCACTTATCTTGCAGCAAGCTGAAAATCGAATGCATGCACAAAACGCCGTACTCGTGACCTTGCTGGGTCAGTAA